The Ziziphus jujuba cultivar Dongzao chromosome 12, ASM3175591v1 sequence ttgaCATCAAAATTACTGACTTTAGGGCCTAAATAGTATCTTATTTAATGCAATATGCCTAATCTGTTACTCATTTTTGACTACGCAATTAGCAGATATTCTTTTATGCCTAGGGTTAGAGTAGCAGTTTAGTTAAAAGTAGCCAAAGTTCCAAGATATAGTTCAAAAGGGAAATCTTAATTTCACGAGTGCTTGGTTGGAAAATACCCTCTTATGGTTCCATTACAACCCAACAACGTGCTCTTACTAACCTTCGTATACGATttccttattttcttttcccaaacttaaaatagaaaactcaaaaaaaaaaccccaaaaaaaaaaaaaaatttaagattttattttatgggcATGATTAATAATGGAGATAATCTAGGCCGATGTGGCCCAATAGAAGTCCGAGGATGGATCGTTGAAAAACGTTCCATTTGAGCGTGTTTTTTGATTGGCTAAGTCTTGGGAGTCATCATGAACTGGACGACGTTAAATAGATAGGCCCATTGATTCTCGTATTAAGACTTATGGCCCAAGGAAAATCCAGAAGCAAAgaggcttaaaaaaaaaaaaaaaaaaggtaaattcaTTTTTATCAGCTGCTTCGATCCCCAACCCTGCAATAGCAAAGCAGAAGAGCTTAAGAAAAAGTTGGAAACTTCAAGCAGGTAATTTCTCACATGAAAACctgaattaatttcaatttgattATCGTTTCTTATATTTAACCAATATCCACCCGTtcgtatcatttttttttttttggggtaattcgCGGAATTTTCTTTCGCCATTTTCCTTACGTTATCTAGGGTTTTGCAATTTGATTAGTTTGGCTGCCGGGAAGAATtctggaaaaatgaaaaagaaaatgttaattTCTATTCCAATTCTTTGATTGATTTTACGTTGCGGAATCACATTCCTTGTTTTATGTTCGTTGTTgtcgtttttctttttatttttttattttttttttatctgatgCTTGGCGGCTAAATTGGGATTAGATTGGTTTTGggtgattattttttaatgcttaaaCTAGGAATTTGACGTTCATTAAATGGAGTTCTTCAGGAATAGAGTAGAAAATGGGGTTCATAAAGGAGTTTGCTGAGAATTTGATACTGAGATTGATGGAGGACCCGAAGGAGAGGGATAGAAAATTTAGGGAACACGTGTATGCGGTGAAGGATAGATGCAACAAGACCAAGGAGATGTGGAGCTACCCTCTTCGTCCTTATGGGTTTTGGACCTTTGAGCGCCACAACTCGCAGCTCCGTTGGGACGCTCAGATTAGCCAGGTTCCTGGTAGGAGGGACCCCTATGATGATCTCCTTCAGCAAACCACCTACTGAGGTTtgtccccccctttttttttttttttaagttaagcaataagttttctttttcctttttcttttgttttacttGTGCCTTGTAGGAACAACCTTTAAGAGCATCTGAAACCTGCGCTAAAACCCAAATTCGCTTGTGTTGTTGCAGTAGTAATCCTTCACTGGTCGTGTGTTACCTGAAAATTTTGATTGTACAAATTATGTTAGCACTTAGCAATGTAGTCATTGTGTTATTGATGCAAAAGTGTAGATTCATTTTTATCAATAGTTTTTTGGGTTGTCATGCTTGGTGGTTGTATTATCTCTTAGTGTTCAGaggattaatttttcatttaaactAAAACATGGTGTTTCAATGGAGGCGAAAAGaaattttctgatttttttgcCTCTTAAAAGTTTTAACCAGCCTAATCATCTATAACTGAAATGACTCCATTTACTTCATGTGGCTTCCCAAATAGACAGATCTTTGTTTGATGTGGATAATGAATCTAAAGTTTGGACTTGGATATGTCAAACAATCACCCATTGATCTAATTTAGAGGGATGTTTTACCAATTGTGTTTCTTTGATGCAGAAACATAAGAAAGCATCTGCAAGAACGAGTTGGTGGTTTCTTAAGGAAGATGTCATGGGGAAAGTTGTGCTTATTTTTTTTGAGATTCAGTGTCAGCTGGTTTTTGTATCTTTAAAGattattatgtgtttgaatAAGCATCCATGTAATTTTTGTTAAGATGGAAGATTATTTTCTGGTTTTATGTTCATAAGTGAATTAATTTGCATACCATTCCCATTTATGCTTACAGTTAAAAAGACTTTTGAAGTTCTATTGCAGAAGCCATAagcaattatattattatatagattcaCAAGGCAAATGAGGAGTGTATTTTCCTGCTGACTGATTGAGAAGTGTATTTTTGAGTTTCACAAGAAAAACGAGGAGTGTATGTATGATTTCTCATTGTCCTTGTTCTCCTCATCCTAGGGCTGAAGGGTTACACTTCTGtttcaaattaaattgttttaaccTCATTCATAAAATTATTAGGCTAGAACTATTGGTTTGCTTCTCTGTATCTGCTACGGTTGAGGATGATAGGTGGTGGCCTTTACATTGTTGGAAATAGGAGAGTTGTTCGCTCAGGTTTGGATACGCAAATGGGTCAAATCCTCTTGTTTGCTACTTTCTTCAGTGAAAGTAGTGCTCATTGCCCGCTAGTTTCTCATTTGGGTTTTGATATGGGTCTCATTTCACCCGGTTTACAAGGCTTAGGAATCCATGATCTTGACATAGAGGAAAAGCTAAAAGTTCAATCTTCTAAGGAGAGGATACGCTTTTCCAGTTCCATCTCAGCTTTCG is a genomic window containing:
- the LOC107406810 gene encoding uncharacterized protein LOC107406810 — its product is MGFIKEFAENLILRLMEDPKERDRKFREHVYAVKDRCNKTKEMWSYPLRPYGFWTFERHNSQLRWDAQISQVPGRRDPYDDLLQQTTY